One region of Phragmites australis chromosome 18, lpPhrAust1.1, whole genome shotgun sequence genomic DNA includes:
- the LOC133899212 gene encoding zinc transporter 4-like, producing the protein MDAARTRLLSWWAWLAALALLLLVTPGVGAAEGCECGGAAAEIKEEDARGALRLKLIAVASILAAGAAGVLVPVLGRSAAALRPDGDVFFAVKAFAAGVILATGMVHIMPAAFDALAPHCGGGGARVGGFPYAGLVAMWSAMATMMVDSVAAGYYQRSHFRKARPVDDTADGQGRSAADEEGAAEHVGHVHVHTHATHGHAHGHGGPAAAGSPAEDASVAVSIRHRVVSQVLELGILVHSVIIGVSLGASLRPSTIRPLVGALSFHQFFEGVGLGGCIVQANFKARATVIMATFFSLTAPMGIALGIAITSSYSKHSSTALVVEGIFNSAAAGILIYMSLVDLLAADFNNPKLQTNMKLQLATYLSLFLGAGLMSLLAKWA; encoded by the exons ATGGACGCCGCGCGAACTCGGCTTCTTTCGTGGTGGGCGTGGCTTGCGGCGCtggccctcctcctcctggtgACGCCTGGGGTGGGAGCGGCGGAGGGGTGCGagtgcggcggcgcggcggcggagatcAAGGAGGAGGACGCGCGCGGGGCGCTGCGGCTCAAGCTCATCGCCGTGGCGTCCATCctggcggcgggcgcggcggggGTGCTGGTCCCCGTCCTGGGCCGCTCGGCCGCCGCGCTGCGGCCCGACGGCGACGTCTTCTTCGCCGTCAAGGCGTTCGCGGCGGGAGTTATCCTCGCCACCGGCATGGTGCACATCATGCCCGCCGCGTTCGACGCGCTCGCGCCCCActgcggcgggggcggcgccAGGGTCGGCGGGTTCCCCTACGCGGGGCTCGTCGCCATGTGGTCGGCCATGGCCACCATGATGGTCGACTCCGTAGCCGCCGGGTACTACCAGCGCTCGCACTTCAGGAAGGCGCGCCCCGTCGACGACACCGCCGACGGGCAGGGCCGCTCGGCGGCGGACGAGGAGGGCGCCGCCGAGCACGTGGGCCACGTGCACGTGCACACGCACGCGACGCACGGGCACGCGCACGGCCATGGTGGgccggccgccgccggctcTCCGGCGGAGGATGCCTCCGTCGCCGTGTCGATCAGGCACAGGGTGGTCTCTCAG GTTCTGGAGCTGGGGATCCTGGTGCACTCGGTGATCATTGGCGTGTCCTTAGGCGCGTCGTTGAGGCCGTCGACGATCAGGCCCCTCGTCGGAGCCCTCAGCTTCCACCAGTTCTTCGAGGGCGTAGGCCTCGGCGGCTGCATTGTTCAG GCAAATTTCAAGGCGAGAGCGACCGTGATCATGGCGACCTTCTTCTCCCTCACCGCTCCCATGGGCATCGCGCTGGGGATCGCAATCACATCCAGCTACAGCAAGCACAGCTCTACCGCCCTCGTTGTCGAGGGGATCTTCAACTCAGCCGCGGCAGGAATTTTGATCTACATGTCCCTGGTAGATCTCCTAGCAGCAGATTTCAACAACCCGAAGCTACAAACGAATATGAAGCTTCAGCTGGCAACAtacctctccctcttcctcggCGCAGGTCTGATGTCCTTGCTTGCCAAATGGGCATAG
- the LOC133899567 gene encoding GTP-binding protein ERG-like, whose amino-acid sequence MRRFLRALRPLQTLSITPAPAVPAPLRLLSSTSAAASSDSDSVPSPAPAADADFDSVDYALPTPGSAPSRNNPVAALRKLRFDPSLRARADEALFSKGLDGAAVGEEEEERSRDVALALLEAALEPPDEDGDEGPGEVREEDQMSLSVGIVGAPNAGKSSLTNTMVGTKVAAVSRKTNTTTHEVLGVLTKGKTQICFFDTPGLMLGHHGFPHRDVTVRVESAWSSINLYDLLIVMFDVNRHLKMPDSRVIKLVKRLGAEVNPNQRRILCMNKVDLVEDKKDLLKVAKEFEGLPGYERYFMVSGLKGKGVKDLVQYLMDQAVQRSWDEEPTVMTEEVMKSISLEVVREKMLHHIHQEIPYVIEHRLMDWKELKDGSLRVEQHFITPKQSQRQILVGKNGSKIGRIGIEANEELRSIFKRDVHLILQVRVAKKRSA is encoded by the exons atgCGCCGCTTCCTCCGAGCCCTCCGCCCGCTCCAAACCCTATCCATAACCCCCGCCCCCGCCGTACCCGCCCCActccgcctcctctcctccacctcGGCGGCCGCGTCCTCGGACTCCGACTCCGTCCcctcccccgcccccgccgcggaCGCCGACTTCGACAGCGTCGACTACGCCCTCCCCACCCCGGGCTCCGCCCCCTCGCGCAACAACCCTGTCGCCGCGCTAAGGAAGCTCCGGTTTGACCCCTCCCTCCGCGCGCGCGCCGACGAAGCGCTCTTCAGTAAGGGGCTGGACGGGGCGGCcgtgggggaggaggaggaggagcggtcGCGGGACGTGGCGCTTGCGCTGCTCGAGGCGGCGCTGGAGCCACCCGACGAGGATGGCGACGAAGGCCCCGGGGAGGTCAGGGAGGAGGACCAGATGTCGCTATCTGTTGGGATCGTTGGCGCGCCCAACGCCGGCAAGTCCTCTCTCACCAACACCATG GTTGGGACGAAAGTGGCTGCAGTCTCCCGCAAGACAAATACTACGACTCATGAAGTTTTGGGGGTGCTGACAAAAGGGAAAACCCAGATA TGCTTCTTTGACACCCCAGGGCTCATGTTAGGGCACCATGGATTTCCTCATAGGGATGTCACGGTTCGTGTGGAGAGTGCCTGGAGCTCAATTAACCTCTATGATCTACTAATAGTCATGTTTGATGTCAACAGGCATCTTAAAAT GCCTGATTCACGAGTTATAAAGTTAGTCAAACGTTTGGGAGCTGAGGTAAACCCAAACCAGAGGCGTATATTATGCATGAATAAGGTTGACCTGGTGGAAGACAAAAAAGACCTACTTAAAGTTGCAAAGGAATTTGAAGGTCTTCCTGGATATGAAAG GTACTTCATGGTATCTGGACTAAAAGGCAAGGGAGTGAAAGACCTTGTACAGTACTTGATGGACCAG GCAGTACAAAGATCTTGGGATGAAGAACCAACTGTGATGACTGAAGAGGTTATGAAATCCATATCGCTGGAGGTTGTGCGAGAGAAGATGTTGCATCACATTCATCAA GAAATCCCCTATGTAATTGAGCATCGTTTGATGGATTGGAAGGAGCTAAAGGATGGTTCTCTTAGGGTGGAGCAGCACTTCATTACACCAAAGCAAAGCCAACGTCAGATTCTTGTTGGAAAAAATGGCTCTAAGATTGG GAGAATTGGTATTGAAGCCAACGAAGAACTGAGGTCCATATTCAAGAGAGATGTCCATCTAATTCTCCAAGTTAGAGTTGCTAAAAAGAGGAGTGCTTGA